The Syngnathus acus chromosome 3, fSynAcu1.2, whole genome shotgun sequence genome includes a window with the following:
- the tspan15 gene encoding tetraspanin-15 isoform X2, translating into MLLYCSQIYPLFLRHHLLIGALILAIGIYAEVERQRYKTLDGMFLAPALILILLGIVMFVVSFIGILASLRDNLLLLKVFMYTLVVCLILELLGGILALVFRNQTEDLLNKNIRRGIVNYYDDLDFKNIMDFVQKEFKCCGGQGYKDWSVNMYHNCSGRSPLACGVPYTCCVTKQNEVVNTLCGYKVLEQERLDLIDNVHIRGCTDAFFIWLTDNYKIMAGLLLGILLPQFLGVAISWLYITRVEDSRSEYGHYTDGLMESNPQYRHPKKQGRMAKWFMCMPEID; encoded by the exons ATGCTCCTATATTGTTCTCAAATTTATCCTCTTTTTCTACGCCATCATTTG ctGATCGGCGCCCTCATCCTAGCCATTGGTATATATGCCGAGGTGGAAAGGCAGCGCTACAAAACACTGGATGGGATGTTTCTGGCCCCTGCTCTCATTCTCATCCTCCTGGGAATTGTCatgtttgttgtttcattCATTGGCATCTTGGCATCACTCAGGGATAATCTACTTCTGCTTAAAGTG TTCATGTACACACTGGTGGTGTGTCTCATCCTGGAGTTGCTGGGAGGAATCTTGGCGCTAGTGTTTCGTAACCAG ACGGAGGATCTACTGAACAAGAACATACGAAGAGGCATAGTTAACTACTATGATGACTTGGACTTCAAAAACATCATGGATTTTGTTCAGAAAGAG TTTAAGTGTTGTGGTGGCCAAGGGTATAAAGACTGGTCAGTCAACATGTACCACAACTGTTCTGGACGAAGTCCACTGGCCTGTGGAGTGCCTTATACCTGCTGCGTCACTAAG CAAAATGAAGTCGTGAACACATTGTGTGGCTACAAAGTGTTGGAACAAGAG CGCCTGGACCTGATCGATAACGTCCACATCAGAGGCTGCACCGACGCCTTCTTCATTTGGCTAACGGACAACTATAAGATTATGGCAGGACTGTTGCTCGGGATCCTGCTGCCTCAG TTCTTAGGAGTAGCCATCAGCTGGTTGTACATCACCCGAGTGGAAGACTCCCGAAGCGAATACGGGCACTACACGGACGGACTtatggaatcaaacccgcagTACAGACATCCTAAAAAGCAGGGCCGAATGGCCAAGTGGTTTATGTGTATGCCTGAGATCGACTGA
- the tspan15 gene encoding tetraspanin-15 isoform X1, with protein sequence MPNNEERYCHRCSYIVLKFILFFYAIIWWLIGALILAIGIYAEVERQRYKTLDGMFLAPALILILLGIVMFVVSFIGILASLRDNLLLLKVFMYTLVVCLILELLGGILALVFRNQTEDLLNKNIRRGIVNYYDDLDFKNIMDFVQKEFKCCGGQGYKDWSVNMYHNCSGRSPLACGVPYTCCVTKQNEVVNTLCGYKVLEQERLDLIDNVHIRGCTDAFFIWLTDNYKIMAGLLLGILLPQFLGVAISWLYITRVEDSRSEYGHYTDGLMESNPQYRHPKKQGRMAKWFMCMPEID encoded by the exons ATGCCGAACAATGAAGAACGCTACTGTCACAGATGCTCCTATATTGTTCTCAAATTTATCCTCTTTTTCTACGCCATCATTTGGTGG ctGATCGGCGCCCTCATCCTAGCCATTGGTATATATGCCGAGGTGGAAAGGCAGCGCTACAAAACACTGGATGGGATGTTTCTGGCCCCTGCTCTCATTCTCATCCTCCTGGGAATTGTCatgtttgttgtttcattCATTGGCATCTTGGCATCACTCAGGGATAATCTACTTCTGCTTAAAGTG TTCATGTACACACTGGTGGTGTGTCTCATCCTGGAGTTGCTGGGAGGAATCTTGGCGCTAGTGTTTCGTAACCAG ACGGAGGATCTACTGAACAAGAACATACGAAGAGGCATAGTTAACTACTATGATGACTTGGACTTCAAAAACATCATGGATTTTGTTCAGAAAGAG TTTAAGTGTTGTGGTGGCCAAGGGTATAAAGACTGGTCAGTCAACATGTACCACAACTGTTCTGGACGAAGTCCACTGGCCTGTGGAGTGCCTTATACCTGCTGCGTCACTAAG CAAAATGAAGTCGTGAACACATTGTGTGGCTACAAAGTGTTGGAACAAGAG CGCCTGGACCTGATCGATAACGTCCACATCAGAGGCTGCACCGACGCCTTCTTCATTTGGCTAACGGACAACTATAAGATTATGGCAGGACTGTTGCTCGGGATCCTGCTGCCTCAG TTCTTAGGAGTAGCCATCAGCTGGTTGTACATCACCCGAGTGGAAGACTCCCGAAGCGAATACGGGCACTACACGGACGGACTtatggaatcaaacccgcagTACAGACATCCTAAAAAGCAGGGCCGAATGGCCAAGTGGTTTATGTGTATGCCTGAGATCGACTGA